In Dermacentor variabilis isolate Ectoservices chromosome 1, ASM5094787v1, whole genome shotgun sequence, the genomic stretch TATTATTGCCAACTGGCCTGGACACTGAATTCAGTGACCAGCTCAATGCACAACTAAATGATCAAGTGACTTTTTCCACACTGGATACTACAGATATTGTGTACACAACTTGTTTGAATTCTTCATAATCTCCCACTTGTTGTCTTGTTTGTGCATGACTTTTAGCTCAAAAATTAGCTTTTTGTTAATTGCACATCTGATAAGTGCCAGAGCAGCATAAGCATGTGGGCAGCATTTGATGCTCAGTCTGCACTTGTAATAGTAGCCCACACAATGTTCTATTTCATTTCACACATGTATGGATGACATATGAAATTCTAGATTTCCTTGGCTTCGGAATTCACAAAATCCTTTGGTCACCTTTGCTATTCTTATGGCTAGCCTTACTTTACATGTGTACAAAACTTCTGAGGTTGCTGAGATCAATTGGAAAACTGTGCATACACTGCTCCATTCCTACTGTAAGCCAAGCAGGCAATTCAGCATAATAAACGCTGGTCCACTCTAGGTAGTCTCTGGAAAATAAATAACTGGCTTTTTCTTATGTGAACAGTGTGTATCTTGAAatccgaaaaaagaaagaaatgtggctGGTAGTTCTTTTAATTCTTTGGGTAACAGACAAGGTGAGCATCATCCGAAAGAAGTTGCTGCAACTGTCCTTAGTGTGGAGACCATGCCAATGCAAAAGTGATCAGGCCAAACGTTTCTAATAGATGTTTGTTATACTACATGCACTAAAAAGAAGTACAGTGAGAAATCACTTTTCTGATGTATAATGCTATTAATAAACCCTGAAAAACAAAAACCATGCAGTAGGAGAGGTACTTCTGACATGCAGAGAAGTAGCTGGTCCCTACAGTTCAAAAACAAGTGTGACTCGCCAATTATACAGAAAAGATTCACTTCAGTTCTAATGTCATATTTTTGTACGAAAGCTCCCACTTTTCAATCTCGTCATGCTTCTGGTGCAACAAATACATGAGTGCAAAACATGCGCAGCCCTTCTTGCTGAACTTACGGACTAGTCAAACATGTTTTAATGATAACACTTCAAGCTGATGCTGGTGAACGGAAAAAAATTACTTGGCATGTCATTACAGGAGATCAAGGTGCAGCAGACAATACTTTGATCCAAGTGAAAGCCTTATTTGATCATGTGCATTATGTTTAGTCTTGTACATTGTTGTCGAAACATACAATAAATGTGAACCACTTTGGGCACAAATGTCTGTTCAACGTTGGAGAAACATAAACGCAAAACAATGCTTGTATTTGAGTATATGTCAAAGTTAAAGGCCTCAGTAATGAAATGCATAAATCAGAGGCAATAGTCGCATGTAACAGCATAATCCACTgtttttactgctgctgctgtctaaaAAGCTGCGGCCCAAGCAGCTAAAAACACAATTTGCATAGTTCCTTTTGCTAAGTGCAATGTAGGCAGTGTTTGGTGAAATTACACTCCAAGAACTGAAATGAAAGTCATCGGGCTCTACAGTGGGTAGCGTTTGTTGACAAATATCATCGTAGTGTGGCAGCATGTGAAAAAATATCAATCACCTTAATCAATATGGCACAGTAAAGTAAGGGTTAGCATCGTAAATTAGGGGCATAATTTGTAGTAGTCTAGTTTTTCCTAATTTTCATTCTGTTTGCCTTTCGTGACCGACTCCCACAAAACAGTGCCCTCACTATTGCTGGGATCTACCACTCGGTGCGCTGGATGATATGAAAACatttacacgaaaaaaaaatattaaaaatcaGGATTTAGGAATGAATTTTTACATCTGTAAACTTGTTACCAAAGTACAAAAAATTCCATGCCATTCCACTCTGcaaaggtggatgaccagtggaACTGTAAACATTGTGGTAAGAAAATTTGTGGTAAAGACTTTATTGgcatcactcattgtcacttagtaacgaTGGTCACAATGGCTTTGGGGTTGCTATGATATATACTGATCGGCATGTtcgcaactgcaaacacattctttgataatgtcaaatcaatGCACGTATGCTGCTGGCTGGTAGGTTGACTCGggtcggtgtggcatcgcaagcaaTATGTCTGCAACATGAAACGcataaaccgctccctttttggTCCCggcacatccacattgaaatcaccgacaatgaCCACAGGGGTACTGTTATAGTAgctaacccacgcaaagtgagtagccatgaatcttgcagggctatgagccattgcatttttttttttttttgcttgcttacggggatatgagtGTTTATGGGGTATGAGCTATTAACGCTAATAGTTTTTGTGTGCGGTCACGAAAATTCTGtggtaccctagccatatacagctccgctgtaaaaatgaAGCAGCATGTCGTTTTACAGGTGGTCAAGATTTATTACTGTGATTTATAAATGAATGTGCCTTACAATACATCTTGTGCTGTTGGTGAAGCACGGGAACTGTATTCTGTGCCAACTTCCGATAAATAATTGCCACTGGGATGTATGTCAGCAAAAGCTGGTTTCATAATTACAAAGTAAAAGCACCATACTTCTCTCATAtttacataatttttttctcaaattggaaaaaaaaagctttgttctAGACTTCATGCTGTTTATTGTTGTTATAGTAATGTTGCCAACTGGCTCACTGGGACATACCTACAGGAGATTTTCTGATCTGCAAAAGTTTCACTCTTAAAAAAGTGGGACATTTGTCATTTTTGAATTTCTTTCAACTCCatttttgcctttagtgttcctttaatgtCTCTTGGCTCAGTAGCTGTTGTCTACACAGTACACCATTGTGCACATATGTTCATGCAGGTGAACATTTGTAAATGATCAAAATTTGCACATGGGCTCTGTACTTCATGTtattgaagctggcagcattgaaTTTCGATCATGTCCTCATGTACACACCCTGGAAGTTTTTAATATAAGTGTGTATGATCACCAGAGCAGCAAGCTTTTCTGACGTTGCGGCCAATGTTTAGCTGAAAGTGGttcaccatttatttatttatttatttatttatttgaatactttcagggcccaaaaggcattacagagggggtgggtacactGTGTTTATGCAATTGTAATAACAGAAACAACATTGTTATGTATGAAATAAGATAGAAAACTAATATAATGAACTGAGCAAGTTATTCTAACAGAGGTCATTAATAGAGGCCTTCAATGACAATACCGTAAGCAACACTATTGCACATGGGTAACAGGAAACGGAATTAACAAATAGCAGCACAGGTTAATCTGAGAAGTGTTCATCGACGGCGGCCTTGAATAACTGCATCTTCAATGCTGGTGATGGTGCTGGGAAGGTGGTTTCATTCTGAACTAGACTTGGGTATAAATGAATCCTGAAACAGGTTAGTATGGCAAAAAGGGATGGCGACCTTATGCTGGTGATTAGTGCGGGATGACAAATACGATGGTTGCGATAAAAGTTTGCATTTCAATGACTGGTTCATGAAAAAAATTTTATGGGACACACAAAGACGTCACATTTTTCTTCTTAAAACAAGTTAGGAAGCTCAAGATTACACTTCATCAGTGAAACACTGGCAGTACGGGAATAGTTTGATAAGATAAGGCGAGCTGAACGATTCTGAATAGATTCTATTGCGTCTGCAAGGTTATGTATGCCCGGATCCCAGACAGCAGACGCATACTCGAGTTTAGATTTAATCTGCGTTTGATATAGTAATAACTTTAAATGGCTTGGTGCTTCAGAAAAATTGCGGCGTAGGTATCCTAGTGcacgattagcattgttaatgatATAATTAGAGTATGCCATGAGAGGTCACTCGTTATgtgcacaccaagatacttataggAGGCTACATGCTCTAGTAATGTGCCATCAATTTTATAAGTAACGAATTCAGTGGGGTTAGAATGGCGACAGAATGTCATACTCTTACATTTATTAGTATTGAGAGTCGTGAACCATTTGCTACACAAGTTAGAAATACTGTCCAAGTCAGACTGGAGGAAAGAGTAGTCAGATTCGTTAGTTATTTCACGGTAAACAACACAGTCAGCAAACAATTCTATATTGGGAGTAACTGTGTCGGGAAAGTCATTTATATAAGGAAAATTATATTAGGAAACCATTGCACTTCCATTTGTTAAAGCTTTGTCCAGTAGGCAGCAACCTAGGTGCCTATCAGCCACAAGGTACACTGCAtatagcaataaaaaagaaagcttgtgtGCAGCCTTAGCATTTAGCCCAGAATTGAAATGTACACTGCAATGGTTGCATGATGGAGTACAAGCTGCATTTTACAACTGAGGAAGTGTGTGTTGGATGCAAGTAAATCTGTTTTACAACTGCCATGAACTTCTGCGGTTAACCTTACTTAAATGGCTCCTTTTTACTCGTCACTACAACCATTGACCTAGCACTTTGCGTTGTTTTTAATAAAATGTTATGATTTCACAAATGTGCAATAACTGGCACAAAACAAGACAAAGTACATAAATATAAGTTAAAGCCAAAAATTTAGTCAAACGTGCACTTACACTAGCATGCTACACCTGCTTTCTGACCCTCCACAGTCCAATATAGTTACCTTAAGCTCGCAGAGGCATTCAAGGCCAACTGCAGTGGTACTTCAATTTTGCTAAATTGCTTATAAACGAGTAGTGCTACATACTGTGGAAGCAATTGGCAAAGCTGCTGGGCTGATAGTTGAATAATTCTCTTATTGACATTCTTTAAATCGCCCCTGGTGGTTAGGGGATGCGACGCAAATCTCAGCACATCACCTCTGAGAGTTCTTCTCCGCAGGTACCACTTAATCTAGGAGGTCATGCCGAGGAGCTGCACTGGTCCTCAGCATTCTATGTTCTGTGTCGTTTCCATCAAAAGCTTATGATggccttctttctttctgattTGAGTATCAAAAACATCTGCTTTCGCAAGCTTTTCATTATGCATCCATTCGTCTTATAAACGCAAAATTTTGCACGGATGCTCCTCTATATTTACACTACCTCAAACTATGCTTTTTTACGTGGtctgaaatttcgttgcagttgggcTTTATGAAGAAGCGCAACTGTTGGTCCAGCAGTAAATGGCAAGCCGTATGGTCATACTTAGCACATGTACATGGAGAAATTTATAGAGCGATTTTGAATTAACATGACTGAATTATCATTACGATGAAGCATTGCCTCCATCCCAAGAACAGCAAGGTCACACTCGTGCACTCAAAGTTTAATTGCTTGCTAGCTGTGCGAATTGTACCTCTTGTACGAAACACTCTCTCTCAAGGGTGTGGAAAGTTCATGCCACTTCACCAGCTGGAGAGGGTTAAGGCAGAAATGTAGATCACAAGAATGCAGAGAAGGAATCTGCAAATTAATTGGCTGCTAGAAGTATGCATGTTGACTTCTAGACTTTGCAGGTGTATTAGATGTCACCTACTATATTCACACTGCATAATTTTTGTACATACAGTAGAGGATGGGATAATGTGATTTCGATTTGGTTGCCAAGGCTGTGATTGCAGCATGTGAAGTAAACAAGCTGCTCCTTGGTGCATAATACCACTCCACTCTTTTTAACAGGCATAAGAAATGTTTGAATGTTTATTAATACAAATACCCTCTTTGCGTGCCAATGTCAAACCAGAGATAGATTTAATTTACAGGAAATGTTGAGAAGTTGGCCTGAGCTGATGGACTCCAGTCTGCTGTGAAAGAACGAATGGGAGTGAAGGTATAGTGATGAATGACAATGACGAAAAGGGAGCGAGTGAATGTTAACTACATAACACAAAAGGCCACTCGTCCAGGCTCATGGCATGCAACGAACTCCAACAATGCTTTCATTGCTTGCCCGACAGTTATAGGATCAGGCTATGCATGGGCTGAGAACAATGCCCCctgacagtggttgcctgccgaTGCTGCCTAGGAAACTGTCCATCGTCCATCTCTCTGGCATAAATGCTGTGCAAACACATGACGTGTTCCATTGTTTCACACATCTTGCAGTGTTCACGGTCGGGGCTATTTGATCAACCGATGAGATAAGCATAGCGACAGGTGGAAGTAATGCCTAgacgaatcctgtgtagcaaagATGCTTTGATACATGTAACCTTCAGTGGCATATGGAATTTTCTACGTGGATCAAATACATGCAGGCGTCTGTGGATGTTGACAGCATGAGCTTTCTATGTCATTGTAAAGTCCTGCATGGTTGACTTGATCATTGAGTTGGGTCACGAGTAGGCAATCTGCATTTTGTCAGAGGTAGAGAAGGCTGATCTTGCCTCGCTGTCGGCGAGTTAATTGTCAACCAAGACACAGCGAGCAAGTGCGCATTAAAACGTGAAGGTGTGGCGACTTCGCTGGGCACTGTTGTGAAGCTCTGCGGTTTGTAGCATGAGGATGTAGTGCTTTCTTCAAAAAGCACTCTGCTACCAGCAATGCTGATTTGGCATCATGGAACACTTCCCAGTTCCAAGTTATGTCATAGCAACATTTCAGTATGGTCCTTGGAATTTTTCTCACTACATTGGGCCCTTCTATGGCTTATAAGCataccatttatttattttagctacacagaatttaaaaaaatatgcctgtggcagatagcaccatTCTAATCCTTGAACTGGATTGCtggaagaggtggacattattcGTGTAACAAATAAACATGcataattgtaaaaaaaaagaaaatcactaattatgtttttGGCTAATTATGGCATATTGATAGGCTGACAGCATTTTCCTAGACTTATCCAAGGCATTTGATTGCGTAGCCCATCGCCGCCTGATTTCAAAGTTAACCGCATTAAGATTAGATTCACTGACACTAACTTGGCTCCAGAACATTCTAATTGCCAACAGTTTACAATCGTTAACAATCTTTCTTCGCCCCTTTCCTATGTCACCTCCGGCATACCACAAGGTAGTGTTCTTGGGCCACTActattcttaatctacattaatgatttTCCCAATAACTTAGCATCCCAAGCGCGAATGTTCGCAGACTGCATTATTTACTGCcctataaccagcctcgatgacCACCTCCTTCTTCAAAACGACCTTCAGCTTATTTtggattggtgtaacacttgatTAATGACTTTAAATTCATCTAAATGCAACGTAATGTCTTTCACTCGTAAAAACTCAATCTCTAGTTTCCCTTATCACACAAATAATAAAGTTTTTTCCAGCTACTTCATACAGGTACTTAGGCATTAATCTTGTACCGAGCCTTTCCTCGAACCATCACGTTACTACTATATGTGCCAATGCTTCAAAATCACTGGGGTACTTACGCCAAAACCTACATAATTCACCCTCCAATATCCGCAAGCTAGCTTATCAGACGTTAGTTTGCCTGCAGCTCGAATTTGCCTCTCCAATCTGGTCACCCTATCATAACCTAATCAGCTTATTAGAATCGGTTCAAAATAGGGCCGCTAGGGTCATCTCGCATAACTATATACCTACAAATCAAGCATCTTACAAATAAAGCTTGATATATCACTTCCGCCCTTAAGTACTCGACATGATTTTGCACTCATCATTACTTGACAAGTGTGTTCATGCGGTTAGAAAATCTTGAAGTCGCACCTTGCACATCctgcagattacataatcacctcagcttcacaTGCATTTATGGAAACACTCGTGCATTCAATTGGTCAGTGCTTACTCATGCCATTTGGTTATGGAACGCTCTTCCCGATTTCGTCGTCTCCAAAACAAACCCTGATAAATTCCGCCAGCTACGAGTTCATAATGCACTGCATAACTTCAACAAAATTCAtagtattttcttttgtttcgcaGTTATGTGCATTCTGTGTGCTCTGTTGTTTATGGCTTCATTATATtgcttattattcttgtattttttatCCTATGACATTGGAGTGGATGCTTTTGTACATTGTTATTTTGTTTGCTGAAAGAACGATCTTTTCTCTAATATGTGTCACGTGTCATTATCATCTCCTGTCATTTTTGTGTAATGCTGTAATGTTTGTATAAAATTTTGTGTACACAATTTTATAGTGTCGATTAATCATGCAAGTatattatgttttgttatataCCCATTATATATACTCTTTTAGTCCTTACGGTGAtgcccccttacccaatgcctcatacgaggcaTGTAAgaaaatttttaataaataaatatgattaaatttataaattgtagccggtgagtttgcgagGCATATCCACTTTGAACAAATTTCAAGGATGGCACTACTTCCGAGATGTGCACTTCAAATTTGCAGTAAAAAGCACTGTTTATGCACTCTTCACAAATGTAACTAGAACATCAATGTATTTCATTGCACACTTTGgaaattaatatcttgaaactggtgtaaTCCTCATAACTAATTTCACAAATTAGTTATAAACTTCATTACTTCAATTGTGTTAATAAGTTGTttgtgcattttgatttctcatgcatGTAATTGCCTCTTCGAGTTTAACTTAGCGGCATTGTGCTGAGAAGCACGAGATTGTGGGATCAAATCTCTGCCAACGCAGCTGCATTTTGAAAggtgcgaaatgcaagaacgcctgtataccgtgcattgggtgcacattaaagaatccaaggtggccaaaattaatctggaatcaTCTACTATGGCTTGTCTCATAATTAGAGtgtggctttggcacataaaattcCAAAATTTAAGTAATTTCTTAGACCAGCTGAAGACTTGCATTGTGCTATTCTGCCACACGTGATTTTTACACAGTGTATagatagcaaaaaaagaaaaaaaatgccctgTGCAATGGAAAAAGTGGTATACAGAGGCATTGCAAAGCTTTTTGTGTCACACTTGATTTGTGTCGTTGAGGAAACTATGGTAATATGTACCTTCATCAACAAGGGCTGTCTAAAAAGTGTGTACAGTGAGTCAGCAAAGAAGTGGAAGAGGCTGTGGCAGCACCATTTCCGCTTTCCCCTCTCGAGAGGATTGAGTGGATCTACTGCATGGACTGAACTGCTGTACGACAAGCGCAATTTTATGCCTGCATTTTTtatgcaacccatttttatactTCGTTGTAATGGAGGTCGACCAACAGAATAAACAGGATTAATATCAAGTTTTTGAGGTTTGGTAATAATGGTGCAGAAATTTATAATGCAAAAAAGCCTATGGAAAAGACGCCCAAAAGGAAAGGACCGTCTCCACATGGGTTTAGCATGGTTCACACGGGTTCAGAAAACATTGCTTGTGTTCTCTCATGCTAAGCCACAGACGGAGAAAATTGTGAcacaagagagagaaaacaaagaaggGAGGAAGACAGACAAATAATGCCCATATACGACATGGATACATGGTGCATCATGACAATGATAGTAATAAGCAAAGGAATAGCATGTTACAAGATGTACGTTGAATGGTGTGTTAGTTGAAGTATGATCCTACAGCATCTGGCATTGTTTTAGAGGAATGTTAACATGGCGAGCTGGCCAAACAAGAATTTGCATCGTCTAAACCAAGGCAGAAAATTTGTACGCTGTCTAAAAGTGATGTATTAATTGAATGACTGTAAATTATTGAGAATTATTTTCCCCGCACGTTTGTTCAGGAGCAACTGTGGCTCTCCTGCACCAGAATCATTTGGAGCAGCTTCCACAAATTTTTTAACAATTTCAAACAGTGAATTCTCAAAATGAATACAAATCAATAAAGACTGAGCAGCCGATTCATAATCAAAATTTATATTCACGCACTCCTACTGAAAGGGAATAGGGCGACTCTTGCTTGTATTGCTAATAGGTGGTTACTTctaagtttgtttgtttgttttttcttcatttctttccatagcgtacgtgtgtgtgcaataccaaaaaaaaaaaattgaacgcaGCCACAAAGGAAGCACATGATGTTTTATGCCATTTTTCTGCTACAATACACTAAACAAGGACAAGCTTCACGACTGTTTCTCGCGAAATCGCTTCGCGTACGATTTGTCGTAGTTCTTCGCACGTTTTTCTAGTCGCTGGAAACAATAATAGGTACAGTTAATTCGTATGCGCTTCGATACGCAACAGCAAGCAATGTATTTTACGATTACCTCTTTTTTTAAACAGCTCCTCATTGCAACGTCGACGTCATTGCAGGCCCCAATGAACTTTGCCCATTTGTTCTGTAAAAGCACAGATATGTCACAAAAGCATTAACCCAGCGACAAATACGTACCTCTTCGTAGCACTGCTTCATCAATGCTATAATGTTGTTGCATTCCTCGGAATGCAGGTGAGGGGACAAGTCTGTGTGCATGTTTGTCTGCTACTACAACTGTGTCTGAAAGTAAAAGTTTAGATGCACGACTTAAAGCGCAACGTATACAACACACGTTATCAAATGAGAACGTTGTTGACAAGTTGAAGAAATCTGTGCGCAAGAATAATTGCAGTTATTTAAACCTTCGTCCGGCAAGCTATCTTTTGCGAAGCAGCGGTCAAGCTCCGAGGTTGTAAGCAAATGACGCTTCAAGGCACAACTCGGGGAGGTCGGCACCACAGTTACTTCAGGTGGGTAGAAGTCGCCTCTGGGTCACAGTTCATAAGGATTTACCACGGTATAACTTGTGGCTAGTGGGAATTCATCGTCTTTAGTTCAGTCGCTTTGCCGGGGTGCTgtgatcttttttttccttcggctTGCCATGGCTTGCTGGGAGGCATAGCATGGCTTGGCTAGGCTTGGCCGCAGTAGTGACAGTCTGTCGTGAGCATGAAGCCAGCAAGAACAAAACCAACAAAACCTCCAAAATTGGCATTTCTTGTACGAAGGTACatagcacaatgcgttggcgggctagttggtgcaaatccATGAATACATTGTTtggcgcaaaacaacagacacagcgccttgtcctgtcgtcttttatgtgtctgttgttttgtgcCAAATAAAGTATTGAAggtatatagctgtcattgattacgagaaagcatttgattcagtgtaAACCTCAGTCATAAACCTCagcagtcgaaacctcagcagtcatggaggcattacgcaatcagggtgtagacgagccgccgGATGAGGGAGGCTTTGCGCTATATGTGCATGgctatataggtgttctgtgctagAACTGGCTTGGCTtcggccacgtcggctgctttGGCAGCGGCTGGTCCCTGGTTATGGCATCAATGGCATCTTGAGGTCGTTTCCCCGTTTTAACTATTCCTGCTGTCTTCGATTCTTGTCAGCTAGTAACGTGAGTGTTTCTGACAACAATGCGCCCATTTTTCGCTTTCCCAAAAGCCGTGTTGTCGTCTCCTTTACTTAGACTGCAGCCCTACTGGTGTAGTTTCGCTAGATATTCCACTTCGTTGAAGCCAGCTATCACGTCCAAGTAAGTGTTTAATTTATATGGTTCGTTCGGGTATCACCTCATGAGTCCCGTTTTCTTTCCAGACCTCGTCGTATTTATGTAGATGCTCTAGATTACAAAATTCACGTGGAAATTGTTGGTAATGGGCCTCGTCCGGTCGTCTTGCTACCCGGTGCGATTGGTAAGTAGCACTAGTAGTTGGTTGTTTTCTTCGGCAAAAGAGAACAAGATTCCTGCTGGCCGCACTGTAACTATGTAGCTGAAGCGGCGTGACGGGAAGGGGTatgggagtgaagggcttcacgTTGCCGGCGTCGTCGCTAAAGCTCGGCGCACATTTGGTTTCATATCGTGCCACAAATTCACTACGGTCCTGCGGCGCTACGATTCTTCTACACCGCATGTCCTTCCTCTGCTTGAATGCTGCTGCGTTGTCTGGTCCCCTCGCTAAGGCCATCTAATTGACTGACTTGATCGATGGCGTCCAGCGCCGGGCTTCGTGAAATATTTGCGCTCGGGCTCACGACGAGGCAGGAAGGTCATACCGTGCACGCTTAGCATCGTTGGGCTGGTTGTCTCTGAATGAGCGTCAAGGCATTCACAGTCCACGTTCTCTGCAGACGCCTCGATAGTTACCTCCGCGACTGTCAGCCTCAGTGTACGTCGGCAAGAGATCCGGACGAGCCGAGCCACCTCACGGCAGGACAACCAGGCACCGCGAGTCTCTGCTCCCTGCTTCCATTAATGATTTTCTATCCATCCCTGTTGCCCCACGTCATCCCCTGTCCACCACACCTGCAGAGTCCCGGGAATTCGCCAAGGCATTCACACGTCTTGCGTTTCAAGATCTGTCATAACATTGCGCTTCATCCCCCACCCCCATGATCCTACCCGTGTTCCTTTCCTGCTACTCCGCATCCCTCCGTGAGGAAGTCGCTATTTTCACCTCACTTCCGATCATCGTCATCTCTATCGCATCTCACTTCTGTCCTTTATGGCATCATCCTTCCTTCTTTGCTTTCCACTCTACTTCCCTCTCAATCCATACTCGCACTCCTGTCATTATGTATGcattcgtccttttttttttttctgcactagaTGGCAGGCTTGCAGGCACTCATGCGCCATGGTTCTTGCCTATATGTTTTGCCTAGCATGTCACCAAGCGCAGACTTACTCTtatgcaaaataaattacaatttcAATATAGGGAGAGAGGATAGTCAAGGAGATGGAGAAAAGACCACTCACATACAGAGTTGGTGACTAAGTAAGTAGTTCAGTTCACGTGTACAGCACAGTAGTAGTGTTCAGTCTAGTGCCATGAATTATTTGTCCTTTATAAAGACTCCTCCTCCTTCCTCCCAACAAAAAGATTGCTCTCGAAAAAGGTTCAAATCTAAAAACTCTTTGGTGCTAGTTTGCTTGTGATTTCACACTTGCCAATTTGCAGGTGCAGCAAGTATGCTATCAGCCCTCACGTGCGTGCGATTTTTCAATATTTGGAAGTGCTGAGCTCTGCAAAATTGCACATGCAGTGCAGATGGGGAAGCAAAAAGCGGTGGAAACCATCTCATGATGACTATTGACGGTAAtgtgtttagca encodes the following:
- the LOC142560906 gene encoding COX assembly mitochondrial protein 2 homolog — translated: MHTDLSPHLHSEECNNIIALMKQCYEENKWAKFIGACNDVDVAMRSCLKKERLEKRAKNYDKSYAKRFREKQS